The nucleotide sequence GTGGCTCCGCAGCCACCTCACATTGAACAGCTTCAGATCACGGCCATCCAGCAAAACTTGGCCAGCAGTGGGGTCATAGAACCGCTCGATCAAAGAAATGATCGTGCTCTTCCCTGACCCAGATACACCCACCACAGCGATAGTCTGTCCTCCATTGACTTTAAGGCTGAAATTACTCAAAACCATCATCTCGGGTCGAGTTGGGTAGCAAAAATCAATACTCCTGAACTCAATGCTCCCGTACACATTAGGCGGTTTCAGGCCACTGGCATCATCTGGATCAATCTTGGGTACTCGGTCAATAATTTCAAAGACTGAGGTGAGGGATTTCCGACGCTTGAGGATGTATGGCGCAAGGCCAAATGGCTCCACCAGTGCAAAGGTCGCAAAAGAGAAGACGATGTACTCTTTGAGTGCTGTTAGCAGGCTGAGATGCCCAGCCTTCACAGCTACGGCTGTATACCACAGCAGAAGCGCATTGCAGGCGAAAAGAAGGAACTGAGAGAAGCCAAAGGCAAAGCCAATGCCCATCCCATGAACAAAGCTTTTTGTGAGAATACTTCCAAGCTGCAATCTGTAAAGCTCCATTATTTTGTTACCAGCACAGAATGCCACCACAGTATAGATATTCCTGACTGCATCTTCAAGAACTAAAGAAGCTTTCCTGTGCATCTCCTGAATTCCTCTAGAAAAGCCAGAAAGCCACATTTTCTGAAAAAAGAAAGGAAGAATCCGAGTATCAGCCCCATTGTACAGTTTAATAAGAGCTCAGTAAGAACTTACTCAAGAGTAATGCAACTATGGATTAAAACGTGTACTTGAACTTAAATGGGCCGGAAACAGAAAAGTAAAAGCAGTTAAAATAATTAACGATGATACTGTCTTAGTCTCCGAGACAGTAGACACACCAGTGACCATTTTGACTGCATAAGGTGGTATGCCGATTGAAATTAACTTTTTGTAAATGGTGATATGAATGAAAATATAGGTGGACTAGTATAGCGGCCTTAAAGTCCACCTATGTGGGAAAAAAATGTCCACCTATGTGAAAGATGTTATGCCGTTCCAGAGAAAATTTGGTCGACACAAAGCCAACTCtgtaatgtcatattctgcaactCTGACTTCAGTTTTGAGTATACCATGTagaaaaatatttgtttttataTGGAACCAAGCTTTTATACATAGCTACTGCCAAATTAAGGATGACAGGGACATCTGCTAGTAAACTGCCTCAACAGAGCAGAAGTTGTACAGCTAAGGCAAGAACAGCAAGCCTGTGACACTAGGAAGCGCACTCATTGTTCAACAGAGCTGTGAAGTTCTTGTTCTAGAAATTTTGGTTATATTGTGCATGTTATTGTTTTAGCAGCCCAGGTATGGCAGGGGATATTAGGAGGTTGCTTCACTTGGAAGTTGGAATGTTGTTAGAGAGATGCCATCAGGGCACTATCAAGTATTGCAATTGGCTGGTAACGAGAACACCAACAGATATATCAATATCATGAAAACATGATTCCAGTTTCGATGTAACTCGTACTTGGACACAGTTTGAACCTTACCAAGAAATAACTAAACAAATCATGTAAACTGTAACAGTGTAACATAGCATAGACATTTAGTATAAAGATATATCCGTACATGCAAAACGGAAGCTTCAAAACAAATAGCCTTACAATTGTCAGGAATCAGAATGATGAAATTTGATGAGGGCTAACCTGTGCGACTGCAGAAATCACAAGGATAGGCAAGGTTGCGAGTGCAACAAGAGCAACCCGCCATTCTAGCAGCATACCAAGAAGAAGTGCCACAAAAATAGCTGATGTATCTTGGATGAATATAGAAAGCCTGTTGCTGAAAGCAGCACGAACAAAGGTTGCATCATTTGCAAGTCGCATTGACAAAATGTCCGCACTGTTCTCCTCATCATCAAACCATCCGACTTCATTGCGTAGAATTGCTGGAATGCAGTAAAGGGGCAGCAATCACAGATCAGTCTTGGGCAGTACAACGGCATTTTTTATACTAAATTACTAATACTAAGCTACGATGTTAGAACATTGTAGCATTATTCAATGCATTAGATATTGATGAGATGTGCTTCATGTAACGGGGATATTATGCCAAGAATATGTTATAAAAGGAGGGTTTGCACCATCAAGGACACAAGAATGAAACTTTCATTACATACCTGAAAACATCATCCTTCTTACACGCTCAGTCATTTTCTCTCCCATTATACCAAAATAGAAGTGTTGCAAGAAGTTAGCCAGCACAGTAATTATACCCATGCCAACAATGAATGAGCAGTACTTGTTCACTTCATCATGTACATCGCGGACACCTATTCTGTAGTATGCCACCAGTATTAAGGATATCGTATAAGCAAGAAGAGGATTAAATGAACCAAAGCAGGCAGCACCAGCACTCCCCAGCAGAGCATAAAAATACTCTGTGAGGCTAAGCTCAGCAAGCTTCCAAAATGATGGAGCCTTCATTTGATGCTTCTTTGATGGATCAGAACGAAAATTATCAAACATATCAAGAGTTCGGCTGAAAGTTTTCGAGTGGGAACGCTCATTTTTTGGATCAGAAGTCAATAATGGTGATATTGGTGATTCTGGATCTGAAGTATTTGAAGACTGTCGATGTAGGGGGACATCGATTTTGGGAAGATCAGGCAATTTCATTTCAAAACTATCCTGCCTTTTGATGGATGGAGCTCTCTCAGAAGGAACCATTGGTAGTCTGATTTCTGCCATTTGCTCTGAAGGAGGACTCTGAATGTTTGGCGACTCACGTGAGTTAGGGTTAGCATCAGAATTTCGAAATGCAAGAAAACCATGTGTTTTCTGAAGTGAAGGTGATTTTGACATGATAGGAGAAGATGACTCCTGGAAGCTGTGACTTGCTGACGAATCCCGTTCAATTTGGAAGGAGCTGGGCTCTTTGTAGTTTCTCATAGGTGTCCTGAAACAGTTTAGGAGAAAACAAGTGCTTTCGATCAGCAGACAAAACCAATAAACACTTCAAAGGACAAACAAAACCTAACAGATCTATGAAATCAGTATTGTATTATGCCAGTTGctgcaggcatgacaaacaaacatttTATTCCAGCGGAGCAAAGTAAATTGTTAAGACCTTATAGTAGGCATATACAAGGAACTGAGCGACATCAATCTGAAGCTAATAGCACAATAAATAATTCAGAGCTTACAGAAGGTAAGGTATGTCAAGGAACTGAAACTGTTTCACTGAAACCCCAACATATGTTGTGTGTGAAATAAGCATTCAGAAGTAACAGCTCTTCTGCAAGCTAAGAGGCAGTTACACATATTGCTTGACACAAACAGCTCAATCAAAATATACATGTACATAACTTAGATATTTCACTTTCATCATGCAGGTCACGTGTATGAAAATAAAATTTGTACAATATCAAATGCACAGATGAGTGAGCCCAGAGGAATCAGAACAATTTGCACCTTAACATCATCCGTCCAAGATTACCATATAATATTAAAACAGAATGCCACTATTCTTTGTTCGGTATACAGAAACTAAGAGATAGATGTTACAAACAAATAAAGCAGCTAGAATGAGGAAATATCACCGTTCCGTTGGACATAAACAAATCAGACAATATAACACAATAAAGTAGGCACAAAATACtaaagggactaataaaccaggacggaggtagtaaaaAAGTAAAGATGCGACAAAGTAGCCATGTTGAAATGTAATAGTGGCAGTCGCGTACATAAGCAGATTTATTTTTTATCATATTTCTACATCAACATAGGAACTCAAATCAAAATAAAACGACAGCTGTTCACCAAAGAAGAATCAGGAAAGTTTGCACAAACATAAAATTATACTTCCAAGGAAGTAGCGGATCACTAGTTGCATATGAGATGATGCACTGACCTCTTCGGAAGTTTTGCTGCTTCTTCACACTTAAGAAGTTCAGCATAAAGACCATCAAGATTTAACAATTCTTCGTGTGTCCCCATCTCAACAAGTTGGCCTTCCTCCATCACTGCTATATAATCAGCATTCCTGATAAGGCTGAGACGTCTGGCTATAATGATAGTAGACCTCCCGAGCATCAAAACATCTAGTGCTTCCTGAACAGCTTTCTCAGCCTCAAAATCAAGAGCACCAGTAACCTCATCCAGCAAAAGAATTGATGGATTTGAGAGCACAGCACGAGCAATGGAGAGCTTTATCTTTTGTTCCTCAGTCAGCGAAAGCCCAGCACGGCCAACCTATTTCATATTAGTTTGAATTAAACAACATGTCAGAActgtaaaaataaataaagaaattcTCGTTCCAGCAACTTCTAAGATAAAAGCAGCAAGGTACCTGGGTTTCATATCCTTTTTCTAGCGAACTGATGAAAGTATGTGCATGAGCTGTTTTGGCTGCCTCCTCAATCTGGTCAGTTGTAGCAGATCTTCCATACGCGATATTTTCCCGAATGCTCAAGCTCAACAATGCTGGTTCTTGGGTCACAAGTCCTATTTGGCTTCTTAACCACTCTAGCTTCAAGTTCTTTATATTTTCCCCATCCAAAAGTACTTCACCTGTGAC is from Triticum aestivum cultivar Chinese Spring chromosome 3A, IWGSC CS RefSeq v2.1, whole genome shotgun sequence and encodes:
- the LOC123063740 gene encoding ABC transporter B family member 20; protein product: MVSRGLFGWSPPHVQPLTPVSETSEPPESPSPYAADAFGVGDPPRHPDGAGPEDGDEGAEGEDPEPPPAAVPFKRLFACADRLDWALMAAGGAAAAAHGVALVVYLHLFGRAINSLHGRHTDQLFRDIKQHALYFLYIAIGVFFAGWIEVSCWILTGERQTAVIRSKYVQVLLNQDMSFFDTYGNNGDIVSQVLSDVLLIQSALSEKVGNYIHNMATFFGGLVIGLVNCWQIALLTLATGPFIVAAGGISNIFLHRLAENIQDAYGEAASIAEQAILYIRTLYSFTNETLAKYSYATSLQATLRYGILISLVQGLGLGFTYGLAICSCALQLWVGRFLILHGRANGGEIVVALFAIILSGLGLNQAATNFYSFEQGRIAAYRLYEMISRSTSTVNQDGRTLNSVQGNIEFRNVYFSYLSRPEIPILSGFYLTVPARKTVALVGRNGSGKSSIIPLMERFYDPTLGEVLLDGENIKNLKLEWLRSQIGLVTQEPALLSLSIRENIAYGRSATTDQIEEAAKTAHAHTFISSLEKGYETQVGRAGLSLTEEQKIKLSIARAVLSNPSILLLDEVTGALDFEAEKAVQEALDVLMLGRSTIIIARRLSLIRNADYIAVMEEGQLVEMGTHEELLNLDGLYAELLKCEEAAKLPKRTPMRNYKEPSSFQIERDSSASHSFQESSSPIMSKSPSLQKTHGFLAFRNSDANPNSRESPNIQSPPSEQMAEIRLPMVPSERAPSIKRQDSFEMKLPDLPKIDVPLHRQSSNTSDPESPISPLLTSDPKNERSHSKTFSRTLDMFDNFRSDPSKKHQMKAPSFWKLAELSLTEYFYALLGSAGAACFGSFNPLLAYTISLILVAYYRIGVRDVHDEVNKYCSFIVGMGIITVLANFLQHFYFGIMGEKMTERVRRMMFSAILRNEVGWFDDEENSADILSMRLANDATFVRAAFSNRLSIFIQDTSAIFVALLLGMLLEWRVALVALATLPILVISAVAQKMWLSGFSRGIQEMHRKASLVLEDAVRNIYTVVAFCAGNKIMELYRLQLGSILTKSFVHGMGIGFAFGFSQFLLFACNALLLWYTAVAVKAGHLSLLTALKEYIVFSFATFALVEPFGLAPYILKRRKSLTSVFEIIDRVPKIDPDDASGLKPPNVYGSIEFRSIDFCYPTRPEMMVLSNFSLKVNGGQTIAVVGVSGSGKSTIISLIERFYDPTAGQVLLDGRDLKLFNVRWLRSHMGLVPQDPVIFSTTIRENIIYARHNATESEMKEAARIANAHHFISSLPHGYDTHVGMRGVDLTPGQKQRIAIARVVLKNAPIVLLDEASSAIESESSRVVQEALDTLIMGNKTTILIAHRAAMMKHVDNIVVLNGGKIVEQGTHDSLVQMNGLYIKLMQPHFTKGFRQRRLI